The Choloepus didactylus isolate mChoDid1 chromosome 13, mChoDid1.pri, whole genome shotgun sequence genome contains a region encoding:
- the PRR16 gene encoding protein Largen isoform X3, protein MTDSSKTDTLNSSSSGTTASSIEKIKVQANAPLIKPPAHPSAILTVLRKPNPPPPPPRLTPVKCEDTQRVVPTVNPVKTNGTLLRNGGLLGGPNKIPNGDICCIPNSNLDKALVQPLMHRPDKDRCPQAGPRERVRFNEKVQYHGYCPDCDTRYNIKSREVHLHSEPVHPPGKLPHQGPPLLPPPHLPPFPLENGGLGISHSNSFPPLRPATVPPPTAPKPQKTILRKSTTTTV, encoded by the coding sequence ATGACTGACAGCTCCAAAACGGACACCCTGAACAGTAGCTCAAGCGGCACAACAGCCTCCAGCATAGAGAAGATCAAAGTGCAGGCTAATGCACCTCTCATTAAACCCCCAGCACACCCATCCGCTATCCTCACGGTCCTGAGAAAGCCAAaccctccaccacctcctccacgGTTGACACCGGTGAAGTGCGAAGACACCCAAAGGGTGGTTCCGACTGTCAATCCTGTAAAGACCAATGGCACCCTCCTACGGAATGGAGGTTTACTGGGTGGACCGAACAAAATTCCAAATGGGGATATCTGCTGCATACCCAATAGTAACTTGGACAAGGCTCTAGTTCAGCCTCTGATGCACAGACCTGACAAAGACAGGTGTCCCCAGGCAGGGCCTCGGGAACGAGTAAGGTTTAATGAAAAGGTGCAGTACCATGGCTATTGTCCAGACTGTGATACCCGGTATAACATAAAGAGCAGGGAGGTCCACTTACACAGTGAACCTGTCCACCCACCAGGAAAGCTTCCTCACCAAggccctcccctccttcctccaccCCATCTCCCTCCTTTTCCACTAGAAAATGGGGGACTGGGAATAAGCCACAGTAACAGCTTCCCTCCTCTCAGACCTGCAACTGTGCCTCCTCCCACTGCACCAAAACCACAGAAGACGATCTTGAGGAAATCAACCACTACCACAGTGTGA
- the PRR16 gene encoding protein Largen isoform X2: MPEKVVDQIDTLTSDLQLEDDMTDSSKTDTLNSSSSGTTASSIEKIKVQANAPLIKPPAHPSAILTVLRKPNPPPPPPRLTPVKCEDTQRVVPTVNPVKTNGTLLRNGGLLGGPNKIPNGDICCIPNSNLDKALVQPLMHRPDKDRCPQAGPRERVRFNEKVQYHGYCPDCDTRYNIKSREVHLHSEPVHPPGKLPHQGPPLLPPPHLPPFPLENGGLGISHSNSFPPLRPATVPPPTAPKPQKTILRKSTTTTV; the protein is encoded by the coding sequence GTGGTTGACCAGATTGATACTCTGACCTCCGACCTGCAGCTGGAGGATGACATGACTGACAGCTCCAAAACGGACACCCTGAACAGTAGCTCAAGCGGCACAACAGCCTCCAGCATAGAGAAGATCAAAGTGCAGGCTAATGCACCTCTCATTAAACCCCCAGCACACCCATCCGCTATCCTCACGGTCCTGAGAAAGCCAAaccctccaccacctcctccacgGTTGACACCGGTGAAGTGCGAAGACACCCAAAGGGTGGTTCCGACTGTCAATCCTGTAAAGACCAATGGCACCCTCCTACGGAATGGAGGTTTACTGGGTGGACCGAACAAAATTCCAAATGGGGATATCTGCTGCATACCCAATAGTAACTTGGACAAGGCTCTAGTTCAGCCTCTGATGCACAGACCTGACAAAGACAGGTGTCCCCAGGCAGGGCCTCGGGAACGAGTAAGGTTTAATGAAAAGGTGCAGTACCATGGCTATTGTCCAGACTGTGATACCCGGTATAACATAAAGAGCAGGGAGGTCCACTTACACAGTGAACCTGTCCACCCACCAGGAAAGCTTCCTCACCAAggccctcccctccttcctccaccCCATCTCCCTCCTTTTCCACTAGAAAATGGGGGACTGGGAATAAGCCACAGTAACAGCTTCCCTCCTCTCAGACCTGCAACTGTGCCTCCTCCCACTGCACCAAAACCACAGAAGACGATCTTGAGGAAATCAACCACTACCACAGTGTGA